Proteins encoded by one window of Bacillus rossius redtenbacheri isolate Brsri chromosome 3, Brsri_v3, whole genome shotgun sequence:
- the LOC134531341 gene encoding putative nuclease HARBI1, which produces MHQSSVSRSISEVTNAINQHLFCRWVRFDLNPALTAALKEIMASQGLSVLLMVPMWQLLHRQWMTLSLIKERAYFNYKRYHSINVQLVCDANMKILNVNSRYPGATKDSFIYANCSLRQGLHEMFRQNQNAWLLSEFVMASTKNIFVNNNTIYNGLCHSGYPLEPCLMTPFMEDVDPLSPQGRYNQCLRTARSIIEQCNGLLKSRWRCLLKHRVLHYKPDQASRIVNVCTVLHNMCLQENVHLPDELLVHPQDLGMDAMNEVGVVNQNFRAGQLIRQRIIDNYFM; this is translated from the exons ATGCACCAGTCATCAGTTAGTAGAAGCATCTCGGAGGTCACAAATGCCATCAACCAGCATCTGTTTTGCAGATGGGTCAGATTTGACTTAAATCCAGCATTAACAGCAGCATTAAAAGAGAT tatggctTCCCAGGGGTTATCGGTGCTATTGATGGTACCCATGTGGCAATTGTTGCACCGCCAGTGGATGACCCTGTCTTTAATTAAAGAAAGAGCATACTTCAATTATAAACGATATCATTCAATAAATGTACAACTG gtgTGTGATGCaaacatgaaaatattaaatgtaaattcAAGATACCCAGGGGCAACAAAAGATTCCTTCATTTATGCCAACTGCAGTCTCAGACAGGGACTACATGAAATGTTTCGACAGAACCAAAATGCTTGGCTGTTAAGTGAGTTTGTTATGGcaagtacaaaaaacatttttgtaaataacaaTACTATTTATAATGGGCTAT gtCATAGCGGATACCCCCTGGAACCTTGCCTGATGACGCCGTTCATGGAGGATGTTGATCCTCTGTCTCCACAAGGGCGGTACAACCAGTGCTTGCGCACAGCCAGGAGTATAATTGAGCAGTGTAATGGCTTGCTGAAATCACGTTGGAGATGCCTGCTGAAACACCGTGTGCTGCACTACAAGCCCGACCAAGCCAGCAGAATAGTTAATGTATGTACTGTACTACATAACATGTGCCTGCAGGAAAATGTGCATCTTCCAGATGAATTGTTGGTTCATCCTCAAGATTTGGGGATGGATGCCATGAATGAAGTTGGTGTTGTTAACCAGAACTTTCGAGCTGGTCAGTTGATAAGGCAACGTATTATTGATAATTATTTCATGTAG